The proteins below come from a single Pirellulales bacterium genomic window:
- a CDS encoding TerC family protein translates to MHAAFQISIGRLLAEQTAAALPSGIQAQWWHWVAFGVFVAVMLALDLGVFHRHSREPTLKESAFWTAVWTALALAFNGLVWRWGGSTAAVQFLTGYLVEWSLSMDNVFVFAVIFTFFQIPLEYQYRVLFWGILGAIFMRLAFILVGAALLEYFEWMLLVFGGLLIITGLRLALKHEETHPENNLIMRLARRFLPVAGGSHGNRFFVRENSRRCITPLFLVLLVVESTDVLFAVDSVPAIFGVTRDPFIVFTSNIFAILGLRALYFLLAGVMGLFRYLHYGLAAVLIFVGGKMMAEYFFDLHLFKDYPWISLAVIAALLGIAIVASLAVGKPKAVNDQ, encoded by the coding sequence ATGCACGCTGCGTTTCAAATTTCGATCGGTCGTCTGTTGGCCGAGCAAACCGCCGCCGCACTCCCCTCCGGCATTCAGGCCCAGTGGTGGCATTGGGTGGCGTTTGGCGTGTTTGTGGCGGTGATGCTGGCGCTGGATTTGGGGGTGTTTCATCGCCACTCGCGGGAACCGACGCTGAAAGAAAGCGCTTTTTGGACCGCCGTGTGGACGGCATTGGCGTTGGCCTTCAACGGTTTGGTGTGGCGCTGGGGCGGCTCAACCGCGGCCGTGCAATTCCTGACCGGTTATCTCGTCGAATGGTCGCTGTCGATGGATAACGTGTTTGTGTTTGCCGTCATCTTCACGTTTTTTCAGATACCGCTGGAGTATCAATATCGAGTGTTGTTTTGGGGCATTTTGGGCGCGATTTTCATGCGTCTGGCATTCATCCTGGTGGGCGCCGCCTTGCTGGAATACTTCGAATGGATGCTGCTGGTATTCGGTGGCCTGTTGATTATCACCGGGCTGCGGTTGGCCTTGAAGCACGAAGAGACGCATCCGGAAAACAATCTGATAATGCGGTTAGCCCGGCGATTTTTGCCCGTGGCCGGTGGTTCGCACGGCAACCGTTTTTTTGTGCGCGAGAACAGCCGCCGCTGCATCACCCCGCTGTTTTTGGTGCTGCTGGTGGTGGAAAGCACCGACGTGCTGTTTGCCGTCGACAGCGTACCGGCCATTTTCGGCGTGACGCGCGATCCGTTCATTGTGTTCACTTCGAACATTTTCGCCATTTTGGGCCTGCGGGCGTTATACTTTTTGCTGGCCGGCGTGATGGGCCTGTTCCGCTATTTGCATTACGGCCTGGCGGCGGTGTTGATTTTTGTCGGCGGCAAGATGATGGCCGAGTATTTTTTTGATCTACACTTGTTCAAAGATTATCCTTGGATTTCGTTGGCCGTCATCGCCGCCCTGCTGGGAATTGCCATCGTGGCTTCGCTGGCGGTCGGAAAGCCGAAAGCGGTAAATGACCAATGA
- a CDS encoding 2-isopropylmalate synthase: MTAPSTKTSEPKSVSAESSIKPGTVIGGSSVPPRPIRIFDTTLRDGEQSPGASMNIHEKMEIAQALVDLGVDIIEAGFPIASPGDFEAVRQIGENIRGATICGLARCNDADIDRAWESLKGAPDARIHVFLATSAIHREFKLKMDKDEIIRRAVAGVKRAVSYCDNVEFSPEDAARTEVDFLCQVVEAAIAAGATTVNIPDTVGYATPAHYGNVIRTLKERVPNIDKAVISVHCHNDLGLAVANSLAGVENGAGQVECTINGIGERAGNCSLEEIVMALRTRHDYYHAGTRIHTQRLVPTSRLVSNITGIQVQRNKAIVGRNAFAHEAGIHQDGMLKEPRTYEIMRPEDVGLSKTDLVLGKHSGRAALADRARALGFHLTGEQLQTVFDQFKQLADKKKEIYDGDIAALCEQQILDVPETWTLVSYKVSCGTVGKPSVQLVLKRGDQQFVEEMTAGDGPVDAIFLAIEKITGLAVRCRDFRVHSVTVGKDAQGEVNVEIEHNGQVYRGRGVSTDSVEASALAFLNAVNRVAATPGGRLHPQHSGM, from the coding sequence ATGACTGCACCATCAACTAAAACATCGGAACCGAAATCTGTTTCAGCCGAATCGTCCATCAAACCCGGCACGGTCATCGGCGGCTCGTCGGTGCCGCCACGGCCCATTCGCATTTTTGACACCACGCTGCGCGACGGCGAGCAATCGCCCGGCGCCAGCATGAACATTCACGAAAAAATGGAAATCGCCCAGGCGCTGGTCGACCTGGGCGTGGATATTATCGAAGCCGGCTTTCCCATTGCCTCGCCCGGCGATTTCGAAGCCGTGCGGCAAATTGGCGAGAACATTCGCGGCGCTACCATTTGCGGCCTGGCCCGCTGCAACGACGCCGACATCGACCGGGCCTGGGAATCGCTGAAAGGCGCGCCCGACGCCCGGATTCACGTGTTCCTGGCGACCAGCGCCATTCATCGTGAATTCAAACTGAAAATGGACAAGGACGAAATCATTCGCCGGGCCGTCGCCGGCGTGAAGCGGGCCGTAAGTTATTGCGACAACGTGGAGTTCTCGCCGGAAGATGCGGCCCGCACGGAAGTTGATTTTCTGTGCCAGGTGGTTGAAGCGGCAATTGCCGCCGGGGCCACCACGGTCAATATTCCCGATACCGTCGGTTACGCCACGCCGGCGCATTACGGCAACGTGATTCGGACGCTCAAAGAACGTGTGCCGAACATCGACAAGGCCGTCATCAGCGTGCATTGCCACAACGACCTTGGTCTGGCCGTGGCGAACAGTCTGGCCGGCGTGGAAAACGGCGCTGGGCAAGTCGAATGCACCATTAACGGCATCGGCGAGCGGGCCGGCAACTGCTCGCTGGAAGAAATCGTGATGGCCCTGCGCACCCGGCACGATTATTACCATGCCGGCACGCGCATCCACACGCAGCGGCTGGTGCCGACGAGCCGGCTGGTTTCCAACATCACAGGCATTCAGGTGCAGCGCAACAAAGCCATCGTCGGCCGCAACGCTTTTGCGCACGAGGCGGGCATTCACCAGGACGGCATGCTCAAAGAGCCGCGTACCTACGAAATTATGCGGCCGGAAGACGTAGGGCTTTCGAAAACCGACTTGGTCCTCGGCAAGCACAGCGGCCGGGCGGCGTTGGCCGATCGGGCCCGGGCGCTGGGTTTTCATCTCACCGGTGAGCAATTGCAAACCGTGTTCGACCAGTTCAAGCAACTGGCCGATAAGAAGAAAGAAATTTACGACGGCGACATTGCGGCTCTGTGCGAACAGCAAATTTTGGACGTCCCCGAAACGTGGACGCTGGTATCGTACAAAGTGAGTTGCGGCACCGTGGGCAAGCCGAGCGTGCAGTTGGTGCTAAAGCGCGGCGATCAGCAGTTCGTCGAAGAAATGACCGCCGGCGATGGGCCGGTGGACGCCATTTTTCTGGCGATCGAAAAAATTACCGGGCTGGCCGTCCGGTGCCGCGATTTCCGGGTGCATTCGGTCACCGTGGGCAAGGACGCTCAAGGCGAAGTGAATGTGGAGATTGAACACAACGGCCAAGTATACCGAGGCCGCGGCGTTTCGACCGACAGTGTGGAAGCCAGCGCCCTGGCGTTTTTGAACGCGGTGAACCGCGTGGCAGCCACCCCCGGTGGACGATTACATCCGCAGCACAGCGGCATGTGA
- a CDS encoding aldo/keto reductase, which produces MQRRTVLKGISVAAAGSGSVLAFVESLAAGDVAAAAETAPTGSVAATISAIAQKRPPETVRGEMRYRKLGRTGEEVSLIGVGGYHIGNFKDESDSTKLIRTAIDRGVNFMDNCWDYHDGDSERRMGNALKDGYRDKVFLMTKIDGRTKKAAAQQLDESLQRLQTDHIDLLQFHENIRLEDPDRFFADGGTRDAFDEAKKAGKIRFIGFTGHKDPLVHLRMLEVAQEHDFHFDTAQMPINVMDAHFRSFVQHVVPELMEQEIALLGMKPLAGGAILRSNTVNATECLHYAMAMPTSVVITGMDSMKLLDQALDAVKTFQPLDAGALQTLLARTDDAAQHGRFEGFKTTSGFDGTARNPAWLG; this is translated from the coding sequence ATGCAGCGCCGCACCGTACTCAAAGGCATCAGCGTGGCCGCCGCCGGATCGGGCTCTGTATTGGCTTTCGTCGAATCGCTGGCCGCAGGCGATGTCGCTGCCGCCGCGGAAACTGCGCCGACTGGATCTGTTGCCGCTACCATTTCTGCCATCGCGCAAAAGCGGCCGCCGGAAACCGTGCGGGGCGAGATGCGATATCGCAAATTGGGCCGCACAGGGGAAGAAGTTTCGCTCATTGGCGTGGGAGGCTATCACATTGGCAACTTCAAGGATGAAAGTGATTCCACCAAGCTGATTCGCACGGCCATTGACCGCGGCGTCAACTTCATGGACAACTGCTGGGATTATCACGATGGCGACAGCGAACGCCGCATGGGCAACGCTTTGAAAGACGGTTACCGCGACAAAGTATTCCTGATGACAAAAATCGACGGGCGCACAAAAAAAGCCGCCGCCCAACAACTGGACGAAAGCCTGCAACGGCTGCAGACTGATCACATTGATCTGCTGCAATTCCACGAAAACATTCGCCTGGAAGATCCAGACCGTTTTTTTGCCGACGGCGGCACGCGTGATGCCTTCGACGAAGCCAAGAAAGCCGGCAAGATTCGATTCATCGGCTTTACCGGCCACAAAGACCCGCTGGTGCATTTACGCATGCTGGAAGTCGCCCAAGAGCACGATTTTCATTTCGACACGGCGCAAATGCCCATCAATGTAATGGACGCCCATTTTCGCAGCTTCGTGCAGCATGTGGTGCCCGAACTCATGGAGCAAGAAATCGCCCTGCTGGGAATGAAGCCGCTCGCCGGCGGCGCCATTCTGCGCAGCAACACGGTCAACGCCACGGAATGTCTGCATTACGCTATGGCCATGCCCACTTCAGTCGTCATCACCGGCATGGACTCGATGAAACTACTTGACCAAGCGCTGGACGCCGTGAAAACATTTCAGCCGTTGGATGCCGGTGCGCTGCAAACACTGCTGGCCCGCACCGACGACGCCGCCCAGCATGGCCGGTTCGAGGGCTTCAAAACCACGAGCGGCTTCGACGGCACGGCGCGCAACCCGGCGTGGCTGGGGTAA
- a CDS encoding DUF420 domain-containing protein, protein MNTFVLLCWPAVLADFAGINGFLGTRASIMLDVVFLAMFLVLPVLGVSIGLARFRKQYAWHKRIQLTLAIILLAAVAAFEIDMQFISGWQTRAMPSPYWPGEVKTSLYVHLIFSISTFFLWLYVVIGALRNVPQPPGPSPYSGRHIFWARLAAIDLLLTAVTGWIFYWLAFVA, encoded by the coding sequence TTGAACACCTTCGTTTTATTATGTTGGCCCGCCGTACTGGCCGATTTCGCCGGCATCAACGGTTTTTTGGGGACCCGCGCGTCCATTATGCTCGACGTGGTGTTTCTGGCCATGTTCCTTGTGCTTCCCGTGCTGGGTGTCAGCATCGGGCTGGCCCGATTTCGCAAGCAATACGCCTGGCACAAGCGGATTCAATTGACGCTGGCCATCATCCTGCTCGCGGCGGTGGCGGCGTTTGAAATCGACATGCAGTTCATCAGCGGCTGGCAAACTCGGGCCATGCCCTCGCCGTATTGGCCCGGCGAAGTAAAAACGAGCCTGTACGTCCATCTGATTTTTTCCATCTCGACGTTTTTTCTCTGGCTGTACGTAGTGATCGGCGCGCTGCGCAATGTGCCGCAGCCGCCGGGGCCGTCGCCGTACAGCGGCCGGCACATTTTTTGGGCCCGACTGGCGGCGATCGACTTGCTGTTGACGGCCGTTACCGGCTGGATTTTTTACTGGCTGGCGTTTGTAGCGTAA